The following are encoded together in the Triticum dicoccoides isolate Atlit2015 ecotype Zavitan chromosome 6B, WEW_v2.0, whole genome shotgun sequence genome:
- the LOC119324437 gene encoding probable WRKY transcription factor 9, with amino-acid sequence MSSSKRKRADIDLERRDDDVDGGSGDHQPGEAAPRLQKEGQIKEGEAPAKEVVEVVVDRGGDGSKEEIKYGTQQGGVMEEDKQSAAAAADNDGGDGIDDEESDGAGTRAEEKHMVEAAPGDGDGDHDHTAMAQDELSTMQEEMEKMKEENKMLRRVVDRTVRDYYELQTKLAAYQKQPADQEPKETEVFLSLGGTAPAAAAAVPEAKSKEDQAALRPSVGSDDTDDGKEGLGLSLSLRTSSYEDEARRDVVDGGAPDIVSDVGKARGYALLESSRMSPPASGDLAAVGGVGSQQGVNAANRKTRVSVRVRCQGPTMNDGCQWRKYGQKVAKGNPCPRAYYRCTVAPACPVRKQVQRCQEDMSILITTYEGTHNHPLPVGATAMASTATAGAGAATFMLLSSTSSDAAVSGGPPAASSSYLSPYLQLNSSSQYHSSASPLISGNMGGGGAQHLSMFGHSSALSAQPATHLKYPWPPNPSHGGGIGLGGGKRPFWGTVGVDDVRPTALPDNAGTMASNPNQFSAAIATAISNVIGKDGQATRSKEGESSNKWGVVESLLPHE; translated from the exons ATGTCATCATCAAAGAGGAAGAGGGCGGACATAGATCTCGAGAGGAGGGACGACGACGTCGACGGCGGCAGCGGCGATCACCAGCCCGGAGAGGCCGCACCGCGGCTGCAGAAGGAGGGACAAATCAAGGAAGGAGAGGCACCAGCCAAAGAGGTTGTTGAAGTGGTTGTGGACCGAGGAGGAGACGGCTCCAAGGAGGAGATCAAGTATGGTACTCAACAAGGAGGTGTGATGGAGGAGGACAAGCAATCTGCAGCTGCTGCTGCTGATAACGACGGCGGCGACGGCATCGACGATGAGGAGAGCGACGGTGCAGGAACTCGCGCAGAAGAGAAGCACATGGTAGAGGCGGCccctggcgacggcgacggcgaccatGACCATACCGCCATGGCGCAAGACGAG TTGAGCACGATGCAGGAGGAGAtggagaagatgaaggaggagaacAAGATGCTCCGGCGAGTGGTGGACCGGACGGTGCGCGACTACTACGAGCTGCAGACCAAGCTGGCCGCTTACCAGAAGCAGCCGGCAGATCAGGAGCCTAAG GAGACCGAGGTGTTCCTCTCTCTCGGCGGCACGGCGCCTGCGGCTGCGGCTGCGGTGCCGGAGGCGAAGAGCAAGGAGGACCAGGCGGCTCTGCGGCCGTCAGTGGGAAGCGACGACACCGACGACGGCAAGGAGGGTCTAGGGCTGTCCCTCAGCCTGCGCACGTCGTCGTACGAGGATGAAGCGAGGCGCGACGTCGTCGACGGCGGTGCGCCGGACATCGTCAGCGACGTCGGAAAGGCGAGGGGCTACGCGCTGCTGGAGAGCAGTAGGATGTCCCCGCCAGCATCAGGCGACCTCGCCGCAGTCGGCGGGGTCGGGAGCCAGCAGGGCGTCAACGCGGCCAACCGCAAGACTAGGGTTTCCGTGCGCGTCCGATGCCAAGGCCCCACC ATGAACGACGGGTGCCAATGGCGGAAGTACGGCCAGAAGGTCGCCAAGGGGAACCCGTGCCCCAGAGCCTACTACCGGTGCACCGTCGCCCCGGCCTGCCCAGTGCGGAAGCAG GTGCAGAGATGTCAGGAGGACATGTCGATCCTGATCACCACGTACGAGGGCACGCACAACCACCCGCTCCCCGTCGGCGCCACAGCCATGGCGTCAACCGCCACCGCGGGCGCCGGCGCTGCCACCTTCATGCTGCTCTCTAGCACCAGCTCCGACGCGGCTGTCTCGGGTGGCCCACCGGCCGCGTCCTCCTCCTACCTCAGCCCCTACCTGCAGCTCAACTCTAGCTCCCAATACCACTCGTCCGCCTCGCCGCTAATATCCGGCaacatgggcggcggcggcgctcaacACCTCAGCATGTTCGGGCATTCCTCTGCGCTGTCCGCTCAGCCAGCGacgcacctcaagtatccgtggcctCCGAACCCTTCGCACGGCGGCGGGATTGGGCTAGGAGGGGGCAAGAGGCCGTTCTGGGGCACCGTAGGCGTCGACGACGTCAGGCCAACGGCGTTGCCTGACAATGCCGGCACTATGGCGTCGAACCCAAATCAGTTCTCTGCGGCCATCGCTACCGCGATCAGCAACGTCATTGGGAAGGATGGGCAGGCGACCAGGAGCAAGGAGGGGGAGAGTAGCAACAAGTGGGGGGTGGTTGAATCACTTCTACCCCATGAGTAG